Sequence from the Candidatus Krumholzibacteriota bacterium genome:
CAACGATCGGCGACCCGTAATATACGTCATAAAGATCGGGCAATCCAAGGACATGACCGAACTCATGGCCGAGGACAGAAGCCATGCTCCCGTAACTGCCGTCCTGCGTCGCTGTCTCGGGGACTACTGATATCTCCCTGATTATCGTCGTCCCTCCCTCGATGGGGATCTCGTCACCATCGCCGAGTATGGCGAAAAATGATGGTATATCGTTCGGGGAATCACCCCTGTAATCACTCTGGATATCGGCGCCGGCATGTACAAGGATTATAGCATCGTAATCTGAAAGCCTCCTGGGATACCCCGCGCCGGAGAGTTCCTGATCAGCCAGGACGACCGCATCATAAAGGAAATCGGCCAGCTGATCGTTCGTCCATCCGACCGTGTATGACCCGGGACCATAATCGGCGACATCACTGAGCTTGTAGCTTCCATTTTCTTCAAGGGGAAGGATCTCCCAGTTCACTTCGAGTTTTCCGCATGATTGAAACCGCATATAATTCGCCAGGCCCTGCATATGGGCGTTGAAATATGTCCTGTTGTGGGGCGTTGGATCGACGATGGATGAATCGTATGGAGAGAGATCGAAATCGCCACCGGTCTTTATCGATGAAAGACCGCTCCTGCTGTTATCCTGGAAAGCGATCCTTATCATGACAACGTTAAGCTCGCCGTCGACCATTCCGGCACTTCCCGGGCTGGACAAAAATCCCTGCTCGAATTTTCCCGGCGGTGGCACTTTATATAAGAATGTCTTACGGTTGCCGGCGAGGTCGTCCGGAACAGCTCGCCGCTCCCCGGTACGTACCAGATCGCCAGATTCAGTCCGCCTGAAGACGGGGGCTTTATTCTCTCCCGCCAGAATAACTTGCGGCTTGCCCGTAAAAAGCAACAGCAATAGCGATACAAGGGTAATCTTGAAAGAACTTACCGAAGACAAACCAGGTTCACCTCTCTCAGGGGCAGATGCCTAGAAAGTCATGCCAAAGGACCAGCGGTGGACCCTTCCGAGATCTGACGCCTGAGGGACACTGGCATAATCGATCCTGAATTTATTGAAAAGGAATCCTATCCCGTACGTCATATCTTTGATATCTCCGTCATTGTCGTATACATAACCTCCACGGATCACAAGCAGGTTGGCATATATGCCCTCCGCTCCCATGTGGTAGGTGTTGGAACGGTTATAGTCATTGTCACTGAAATACTCAACGAGCGATTTATTGATGTCGGCGACAACGGTAAGGCCTGCCGATTCGCTCATTACCGGTGTATACGCGAACCCGACTCTAAGGTTCCTCGGCAGAGGAGCAGCCTGCTCTCCCGGGTTAATGTATGTCAGTGCCGGTCCAAGATTCGACAGGGCAAGGCCAAGATTCAGACGGGAGATTTCATAACCCAGGACACTGAAGGTCGGGATCCTCCACAATCCTCCGAAATCGACCGCCACCGATGACCCCTGTCCCGCCTGTCCGTCCTGGGTCGCCCATTTCGGAGCGAGGTTCACATATACGAACTTCAGGTTCATCCCCACTGAAATATCATTTGTGATCTTTATCGCTCCACCTACCGTCGGGACCACTTCATATGAAGAGGCGGTACCAAGGAATTCCCCGACCTGTCCCGTCGCGTCCCAGTCACCGTAACTGAGGTACTGTATCGCCGCGCCTATGACGGCGAAACCTTTGATAGCATATACCCAGCCGGCATATTCATAGAACACGTCGGAGGCAAGATCAGGTACCAGCTGCGTATGCATCAGGTCGAAAGCCATTCTATCTATAAAGGCCATACCTGCCGGGTTCCACCAGAGACAGGTGGCATCATCGGCGATCGCGACGAAACTCTGCCCCATCGCGTTGGCCCTGGCACCCGGCGGTATTATCAAGCTGCTCGCGCCTGCTTCTCCCTGGGCCGACAGCGACCCTGAAAAAGCCAGGACAAGGACCAGAGAAACGGAAATCAGCCTAAGAGATCTAATCATATTTTGATACTCCTTCTTATCTAAACAACTGCCATATTAAAATTATGCTGCGCGACACTCCGGGTCAAGCATTTTGACGATCCGGACAGGGAAGCTCAGACTTCCCGAATCGCTGGTTTTTTAATGCCTTATCGAAGCAGGACCACCTTCCCGGTTACAGTTTCGCTACGGTTGTAAGAATTTCTGAATGAAACATCGATCATGTATATATAGGTGCCGTTGGCGGGGATATCCCCGGCACGGTCCCTACCGTCCCAGTAGATACTGTTATATCCCTCTCTTCCGTATATTTTGCTGCTCCATATCTCCCGGCCTGAGACATTGTAGAGACGCAGTATTACATCGGCGACACTGCTCAGCTGGAATATGAAATTAGTCGACACCCTTACAGGATTCGGCATATTGAATACATCGCTAATCGTGTAGAGACCGTCCTCTATCATCTCGAACTGAAGAGTGTCGTTCGCCTGGGCTCCAAGGTTGTCGAACGCCCTGACCACAACCGAATGGTCTCCCGGAGTGAACCCGGATGGGATCGGATATTCGACCTTACCCTTCGTGCTCGATCCGTGGTCATATTTGAAATAATCGGTGACAGCGCGGAAATACCCGCTTCTGTCGAATTCCAGGTAGATCGAACTCTGCGGATCCTTGCCAAGTATCGATATCCCGTCCGTATCGGAAATCTCGACATTGAGGATCGCGCCCTTTTTCACCTTGTCCGCCTGGCCTGCGAAATATATGTCGATATCGGGAGGGGATTGGTTATCCGGCGGATCGGGGTTGTTCATGATCAGCAGGTGGTCATCCGCTCCCACTCCATCGGCGTTGAGTGAACTTATATAGCTTCGTACCCGCGCTTTTGACCCTGTCCTGCATCTCAGCGGAACAACAAAGTCAGCGGTGAACCGCCCGCCGGTCACATCGACGCTCCCCCTGAAAAGGCTCTTGCCTGGAAGGTCGTATTTAATCGTCGCGAGAGGGATACAGGGATGCGGTTCGTTTACTTCCCTGCTCGACTCCTGGATTATGATATCGGCCTTTCCATTGAAGGACTCATAGACGGCTCCCCCCGACCGGACCGTTCCGTGGAAAGTGTATCTCTTCCCTGTAAGCATCGAATCGATCTCCGACCTTTCATGTTCGACCTGGTACGAAGGAAGCGCGATCTTTGTCGCGGGATCGCCTAGAATAAGGAACTGCGCGAGACTGAGCTGGTTTGAAGGAATGCTGCTGTACGGTTTGGCAAAGATCATAGCGTTGCCGAGGGTCTCTGTTCCCGTACTGTCTTCAGAGGTGAAAAGAGCCATCATGAACCTGTAATTTATAGTCTTGTTGGGATCGGCATATGTGCCGCCCGTTCCACCGATCACCGCTATCGCTCCGCCATCTCCGCTGAGAACAAGGTCCTGCCCGATACTTGTTTGGAAAGGGGATTCTATATTCGCCACCGAGCAGGAAAAAGCGAGAAAAAGCGGCCTTTTGTTTCCGTTTGTCAGCGCGGGGATATCGGCCTTCTCCATAACGACCTCATCAGCCATTACATTCGGAGCCCCATGGCCGATATAGTTGATTATCAAAGCGCCGTCGTTCCAGGCATCCCGCAGAGCCTGCCTCGCGCCAGGCTTGAAGTTTCCATCGAACGGATATTCATGGAGATAGATTTTGTTAAAATCGATAAAATCGGGGAAATAGGTATAATCGAGCGTCATATCCTCGGATGTATCGAGAAATCCGAAATCGCAATCGGTATGGGTCGAAAATTCATCATCAGCTACCAGGATCACTTCATCTCTCCATTCGCCCATATCGTCGCCGGATTCATATTCGATGATATCCCGCACCCACCTCTGCGCCTGTGCCGCAGTGAATACAGGCATCCTTCCAATCGCCACATCGATGAACCAGTCGTCTGAGTCGTCGAGCCTTACGAAATGGTCATCGTCCTCTACGACTTCGCGGCCGTAATCTTTCATGAAGAGTGGCAGATAATCGTTTCCCGTCCCGAGAATGTCCCGTGGATCGTTCGTACCGTTTCCCATAAGAACGAGATATCGTATTATGGGACCTTCCGCGTCGGAGAAGTTATCGTAGAGGAATTTCACGTAATTTCTTATCGCGATCGGGTCTTTCATCCCGTTGGAAAAATTGTCATATATATCATCGATATCGACAGCCCTGACTACGGGATCCACTGTTCCAGGAAGATTGGTCTCCCTGTAACCGGCCAGCATCGACGCGGCATCTTCGAATCGCCCGTTATGGACGATCAGCATATGGGGAGATACCGGATCGTCCCTGAGCGAGACGGGCGCTTCTCCCCGCGCCGATATCGCCTCGATGCCAGGCGTCAGAAGGACGTTCGAGGCCGCGGCAAGATAATGTCTTCTCGCCCCCCCGATCACATCCTCGAATTCGATTATCCCGCCGGTTATATCTTCCGTGGTAAGAAAGGCGGGAGATCCAAAGGATGTCACATCCAGGAGATATATCCCGCCTGACGGGAACCCGCTTATGGCGAATCCCGCCCTGCCGTCGAAACGCGGAGTGAAAAAGTCGATGGCCCCGTCAAGGGCGATAAGGTCTCTTTTATAGAAAATGTCATACCACATCATATACATGAAATCGCCGGTCTGGATGGAAACCTTGAACTGATTCGATGAATCCAGGAGATTATCAAGATCGACCATCAGAGTCTCGGGAACGAATTTTTCGTGCACCGACCGCCAGTCGAGCGATCCGACTTTCGTTCCGTTGATGAAAAAATCGGATATCACAAGTTCGAACGAATCGTAGGGAGAATAGGCGATCGACCGGAGCATTCCGCTTCCGTCAGTCACGTCTGACAGGGTGAAATTGTTCGTAAACAGGTTGTTGCCATATCCCAGAAGCCTCCAGTACCATCCATCGTCGGTATATTGAGGATCATAC
This genomic interval carries:
- a CDS encoding PorV/PorQ family protein; this encodes MIRSLRLISVSLVLVLAFSGSLSAQGEAGASSLIIPPGARANAMGQSFVAIADDATCLWWNPAGMAFIDRMAFDLMHTQLVPDLASDVFYEYAGWVYAIKGFAVIGAAIQYLSYGDWDATGQVGEFLGTASSYEVVPTVGGAIKITNDISVGMNLKFVYVNLAPKWATQDGQAGQGSSVAVDFGGLWRIPTFSVLGYEISRLNLGLALSNLGPALTYINPGEQAAPLPRNLRVGFAYTPVMSESAGLTVVADINKSLVEYFSDNDYNRSNTYHMGAEGIYANLLVIRGGYVYDNDGDIKDMTYGIGFLFNKFRIDYASVPQASDLGRVHRWSFGMTF
- the porU gene encoding type IX secretion system sortase PorU; the protein is MKSALFLLAISMIIPSAVSAADYEIIGSDRASVTVRFTPGRPVVTPLGQGDAQPLSRIAIPGYISEKIDGRPVLPVQRFFFEVPADRGIRLQVVEKEPSFIEGVLPEVWFDGTGSPEEAIRILSDRSILTAGEHAVIAATGVYRKRHLVLIDLYPVLFDAESSRLVYSSSITIRLSFDPESRVKSWPEDHATVEMPGDRFIVNASQASAWRSSPEILRPLARTPFEFALSDNWVRLTVGSSGIYQVTYNDLYSAGINPLLIDPATMRIFSSGPLRQPEELDDGGSFEEDYHMTEHAIHYIGADLGAFSPGESILFHGLGTRGWKDHIDPDNLDLEFYEHPYAKENIYWLTWGGSFPSGPRRMAERDVSNLPADPDTVIDSYQHRLHNEQDYAYDPQYTDDGWYWRLLGYGNNLFTNNFTLSDVTDGSGMLRSIAYSPYDSFELVISDFFINGTKVGSLDWRSVHEKFVPETLMVDLDNLLDSSNQFKVSIQTGDFMYMMWYDIFYKRDLIALDGAIDFFTPRFDGRAGFAISGFPSGGIYLLDVTSFGSPAFLTTEDITGGIIEFEDVIGGARRHYLAAASNVLLTPGIEAISARGEAPVSLRDDPVSPHMLIVHNGRFEDAASMLAGYRETNLPGTVDPVVRAVDIDDIYDNFSNGMKDPIAIRNYVKFLYDNFSDAEGPIIRYLVLMGNGTNDPRDILGTGNDYLPLFMKDYGREVVEDDDHFVRLDDSDDWFIDVAIGRMPVFTAAQAQRWVRDIIEYESGDDMGEWRDEVILVADDEFSTHTDCDFGFLDTSEDMTLDYTYFPDFIDFNKIYLHEYPFDGNFKPGARQALRDAWNDGALIINYIGHGAPNVMADEVVMEKADIPALTNGNKRPLFLAFSCSVANIESPFQTSIGQDLVLSGDGGAIAVIGGTGGTYADPNKTINYRFMMALFTSEDSTGTETLGNAMIFAKPYSSIPSNQLSLAQFLILGDPATKIALPSYQVEHERSEIDSMLTGKRYTFHGTVRSGGAVYESFNGKADIIIQESSREVNEPHPCIPLATIKYDLPGKSLFRGSVDVTGGRFTADFVVPLRCRTGSKARVRSYISSLNADGVGADDHLLIMNNPDPPDNQSPPDIDIYFAGQADKVKKGAILNVEISDTDGISILGKDPQSSIYLEFDRSGYFRAVTDYFKYDHGSSTKGKVEYPIPSGFTPGDHSVVVRAFDNLGAQANDTLQFEMIEDGLYTISDVFNMPNPVRVSTNFIFQLSSVADVILRLYNVSGREIWSSKIYGREGYNSIYWDGRDRAGDIPANGTYIYMIDVSFRNSYNRSETVTGKVVLLR